A single region of the Lycium barbarum isolate Lr01 chromosome 2, ASM1917538v2, whole genome shotgun sequence genome encodes:
- the LOC132628883 gene encoding uncharacterized protein LOC132628883, whose amino-acid sequence MSKQSGGAKLIKQAKLIMWDEAPMANRHTIETVDRSFRYILDVKEPFGGKVMVSEMERIKLTRNMRARTDPTFNEFLLHIGNGEEPTLRDDLVLIPKKLVIENNGDSIGEDALISEIFSSLDENTSCAKYMTERAILASRNEYVDQLNETLISIFPGESRTFLSFDSAEDETNNYYQEDYLNTLTPSDLPVLSPSSLSLFDDITKPPNILI is encoded by the exons ATGTCAAAACAAAGTGGTGGAGCTAAATTGATAAAACAAGCAAAGCTGATAATGTGGGATGAAGCACCTATGGCAAACCGTCATACGATTGAAACGGTTGATAGGAGCTTTAGATATATATTGGACGTTAAGGAACCCTTTGGTGGAAAAGTAATGGTTTCGGAG ATGGAAAGGATTAAATTAACAAGAAATATGAGGGCAAGAACAGATCCAACATTCAATGAATTCTTACTACATATAGGTAACGGGGAGGAACCTACACTAAGAGATGATTTGGTACTTATTCCAAAGAAACTGGTTATCGAAAATAATGGTGATAGTATTGGTGAAGATGCCTTGATAAGTGAAATATTTTCATCGTTAGATGAAAACACAAGTTGTGCAAAATACATGACCGAAAGGGCTATCCTGGCTAGCAGAAATGAATATGTTGATCAACTAAATGAGACGTTGATTTCCATATTTCCTGGTGAAAGTAGAACATTTCTTAGTTTTGACTCTGCAGAGGATGAAACCAACAATTACTATCAGGAAGATTACTTGAATACTTTAACACCAAGCGATCtgcct GTTTTGTCTCCTTCTTCTTTGTCTCTGTTCGATGACATAACAAAGCCTCCTAACATTTTGATTTGA